A genome region from Panicum virgatum strain AP13 chromosome 4K, P.virgatum_v5, whole genome shotgun sequence includes the following:
- the LOC120704744 gene encoding protein DJ-1 homolog A-like isoform X1 translates to MATRPLATALTLSKTPRAPSSSSGSHHSPPALVRRLQTLARALASSSPQAMASAPAPAPKKVLVPIANGTEPMEAVITIDVLRRSGADVAVASVEPASATVAAAWGVKLAADALLADIADAEFDLISLPGGMPGASNFRDCKLLENVVRKHVEKGKLCAAICAAPAVALGTWGLLNGLKATCHPSFMDKLPSEVHAVESRVQIDGKCVTSRGPGTAMEYSIVLVEQLYGKEKAEEVAGPMVMHPQHGVEFSTKELNSTSWNVGETPSVSIILVPIANGTEEMEATMIIDILCRAKANVVVASLEDKLEVVASRKVKMVADVMLDDALKQQYDLILLPGGLGGAEAYAKSDKLMGLIKKQAEANKLYGAICASPAIALEPHGLLKGKKATSYPAMWNKLADQSECKNRVVVDGNLITSQGPGTSMEFSLAIVEKLFGREKARELAKTMVFV, encoded by the exons ATGGCCACGCGGCCACTCGCCACCGCGCTCACCCTCTCCAAAACCCCacgcgccccctcctcctcctccggctcccacCACTCCCCACCTGCCCTCGTCCGccgcctccaaaccctagcccgcgcgCTCGCGTCCTCGTCTCCCCAGGCCATGGCgtcggccccggccccggcccccaagaag GTGCTGGTCCCCATCGCGAACGGGACGGAGCCGATGGAAGCGGTCATCACCATCGACGTGCTCCGGCGCTCGGGGGCCGACGTCGCCGTCGCATCCGTCGAGCCGGCCTCCGCGACCGtcgcggcggcgtggggcgTCAAGCTCGCCGCGGACGCGCTCCTCGCCGACATCGCCGACGCCGAATTCGACCTCATCTCTCTCCCC GGAGGGATGCCTGGGGCTTCCAATTTTAGAGATTGCAAACTTTTGGAGAATGTGGTTAGAAAACATGTAGAGAAGGGCAAGCTTTGTGCTGCGATATGTGCTGCACCAGCTGTGGCTCTAGGAACTTGGGGTTTGCTCAATGGCTTAAAG GCAACATGTCATCCTTCGTTCATGGATAAACTTCCTTCAGAGGTGCATGCTGTGGAATCAAGGGTGCAGATTGATGGGAAGTGTGTTACCAGCCGTGGGCCAGGAACAGCCATGGAGTATTCTATTGTTTTGGTTGAGCAACTATATGGGAAGGAAAAGGCTGAAGAAGTTGCTGGGCCGATG GTTATGCACCCTCAGCATGGTGTGGAATTCTCTACGAAAGAGCTGAATTCAACTAGTTGGAATGTTGGTGAAACACCTAGTGTAAGCATT ATTCTTGTACCAATTGCTAATGGGACAGAGGAGATGGAGGCAACTATGATCATTGACATTCTGTGCAGGGCGAAAGCAAATGTTGTGGTTGCCTCGTTGGAAGACAAGTTGGAGGTTGTTGCATCCCGGAAAGTGAAGATGGTTGCTGATGTGATGTTAGACGATGCTCTTAAGCAGCAATATGATCTCATTCTGCTACCT GGTGGTCTTGGTGGTGCTGAAGCCTATGCAAAATCTGATAAACTGATGGGTCTGATCAAGAAGCAAGCTGAGGCAAACAAATTGTATGGCGCTATATGTGCATCTCCTGCAATCGCTCTTGAACCACATGGCCTCCTAAAG GGAAAGAAAGCTACATCATATCCTGCTATGTGGAACAAACTTGCGGACCAAAGTGAGTGCAAGAACAGAGTTGTCGTCGACGGCAACCTGATCACAAGCCAAGGTCCAGGCACTTCTATGGAATTCTCTCTTGCCATAGTGGAGAAACTCTTTGGCCGGGAGAAGGCCCGTGAGCTTGCCAAAACCATGGTTTTCGTTTGA
- the LOC120704744 gene encoding protein DJ-1 homolog A-like isoform X2: MATRPLATALTLSKTPRAPSSSSGSHHSPPALVRRLQTLARALASSSPQAMASAPAPAPKKVLVPIANGTEPMEAVITIDVLRRSGADVAVASVEPASATVAAAWGVKLAADALLADIADAEFDLISLPGGMPGASNFRDCKLLENVVRKHVEKGKLCAAICAAPAVALGTWGLLNGLKATCHPSFMDKLPSEVHAVESRVQIDGKCVTSRGPGTAMEYSIVLVEQLYGKEKAEEVAGPMVMHPQHGVEFSTKELNSTSWNVGETPSILVPIANGTEEMEATMIIDILCRAKANVVVASLEDKLEVVASRKVKMVADVMLDDALKQQYDLILLPGGLGGAEAYAKSDKLMGLIKKQAEANKLYGAICASPAIALEPHGLLKGKKATSYPAMWNKLADQSECKNRVVVDGNLITSQGPGTSMEFSLAIVEKLFGREKARELAKTMVFV; the protein is encoded by the exons ATGGCCACGCGGCCACTCGCCACCGCGCTCACCCTCTCCAAAACCCCacgcgccccctcctcctcctccggctcccacCACTCCCCACCTGCCCTCGTCCGccgcctccaaaccctagcccgcgcgCTCGCGTCCTCGTCTCCCCAGGCCATGGCgtcggccccggccccggcccccaagaag GTGCTGGTCCCCATCGCGAACGGGACGGAGCCGATGGAAGCGGTCATCACCATCGACGTGCTCCGGCGCTCGGGGGCCGACGTCGCCGTCGCATCCGTCGAGCCGGCCTCCGCGACCGtcgcggcggcgtggggcgTCAAGCTCGCCGCGGACGCGCTCCTCGCCGACATCGCCGACGCCGAATTCGACCTCATCTCTCTCCCC GGAGGGATGCCTGGGGCTTCCAATTTTAGAGATTGCAAACTTTTGGAGAATGTGGTTAGAAAACATGTAGAGAAGGGCAAGCTTTGTGCTGCGATATGTGCTGCACCAGCTGTGGCTCTAGGAACTTGGGGTTTGCTCAATGGCTTAAAG GCAACATGTCATCCTTCGTTCATGGATAAACTTCCTTCAGAGGTGCATGCTGTGGAATCAAGGGTGCAGATTGATGGGAAGTGTGTTACCAGCCGTGGGCCAGGAACAGCCATGGAGTATTCTATTGTTTTGGTTGAGCAACTATATGGGAAGGAAAAGGCTGAAGAAGTTGCTGGGCCGATG GTTATGCACCCTCAGCATGGTGTGGAATTCTCTACGAAAGAGCTGAATTCAACTAGTTGGAATGTTGGTGAAACACCTAGT ATTCTTGTACCAATTGCTAATGGGACAGAGGAGATGGAGGCAACTATGATCATTGACATTCTGTGCAGGGCGAAAGCAAATGTTGTGGTTGCCTCGTTGGAAGACAAGTTGGAGGTTGTTGCATCCCGGAAAGTGAAGATGGTTGCTGATGTGATGTTAGACGATGCTCTTAAGCAGCAATATGATCTCATTCTGCTACCT GGTGGTCTTGGTGGTGCTGAAGCCTATGCAAAATCTGATAAACTGATGGGTCTGATCAAGAAGCAAGCTGAGGCAAACAAATTGTATGGCGCTATATGTGCATCTCCTGCAATCGCTCTTGAACCACATGGCCTCCTAAAG GGAAAGAAAGCTACATCATATCCTGCTATGTGGAACAAACTTGCGGACCAAAGTGAGTGCAAGAACAGAGTTGTCGTCGACGGCAACCTGATCACAAGCCAAGGTCCAGGCACTTCTATGGAATTCTCTCTTGCCATAGTGGAGAAACTCTTTGGCCGGGAGAAGGCCCGTGAGCTTGCCAAAACCATGGTTTTCGTTTGA